A DNA window from Cutaneotrichosporon cavernicola HIS019 DNA, chromosome: 2 contains the following coding sequences:
- the CHL1 gene encoding uncharacterized protein (CHL1 helicase), with the protein MRTVFSAIEDRKIAIVESPTGTGKTLTLLTATLSWLSAHRRRLDEAAEADLRARFAAEDPDDPPWIIENAVKRHMEELRHAAAERAVRLAAVRERERRRDPGFQAKRARPSAKEKEVKEIDFLPEDAEPVDGLNLSAEVRALMAQLDKPSTQEEVEEDVPKVYFASRTHSQLRQLTAELLKTSFVVDTPDRVSAVPLASRRQMCINDKVRAMGGEDKINEACLDMQKSGAQRCPHLPRKDDEGPLLDARDSVLATVRDIEDLVTEGKRAGVCPYYATRRATKAAQLVTLPYNLLLQKNAREALGIDLTDQIVIIDEAHNLIDTVLGIYSASLPASHINSAASQLTQYLHRFRTRLKPRHSLMIQQTLTVLRGLVGVCSAFEKGKESSEMMDVNALMGRIGRSADAVNLLELVGYLKESKLARKVSGFAESLDEKEGKRSTAARHASIAAFRGVEALLLSLTDARDDGRVILSKEEGLMLKYVLLNPAERFAEVVSSARSVVLAGGTMEPLADFFAQLFPSVPRDRFATLSCAHVIPKTNLLTQVVTRGPRKLDLEFTFTKRRDPALLAELGAVVQSTIGLVPDGVVVFLPSYAFLDALKAAWTELFPKLDQRKQIFYEPKTSSEVETVLREYAQAIEAPKVNDAGRPRSGALLFAVVGGKLSEGINFSDRLGRCVIMVGLPFANAGSVELQERMRYVERLPGAGKDAAREMYENLCMRAVNQSIGRAIRHANDYAVILLVDSRYARPRL; encoded by the exons ATGCGCACAGTCTTCTCTGCCATCGAAGACCGCAAGATTGCCATC GTAGAGTCTCCAACGGGCACAGGCAAGACCTTAACTCTCCTGACCGCGACACTAAGCTGGCTGTCAGCTCACAGACGACGACTAGACGAAGCAGCCGAGGCGGACCTGCGCGCCCGCTTCGCAGCCGAAGATCCAGACG ACCCGCCATGGATCATCGAGAACGCTGTCAAGCGGCATATGGAGGAACTGCGGCACGCCGCGGCTGAGCGAGCAgtccgcctcgccgccgtgcgAGAGCGGGAACGGCGGCGTGATCCTGGCTTCCAAGCCAAACGCGCTCGCCCATCAGCTAAGGAAAAGGAGGTGAAGGAGATCGACTTTCTCCCCGAAGATGCGGAGCCCGTTGATGGACTCAATCTCAGCGCGGAGGTGCGCGCCCTCATGGCTCAATTAGACAAGCCTAGCACTCaggaagaggtcgaggaggacgtgcCCAAG GTCTACTTCGCCTCACGGACGCATTCGCAGTTGCGACAACTCacggccgagctcctcaaaACCTCCTTCGTGGTCGACACGCCGGACCGCGTCTCGGCTGTCCCCCTAGCTTCGAGGCGACAGATGTGCATCAATGACAAGGTGCGCGCGATGGGCGGCGAAGATAAGATAAACGAGGCGTGTCTCGACATGCAGAAGAGTG GTGCGCAGCGGTGTCCGCACCTCCCTcgcaaggacgacgaggggccactcctcgacgcgcgcgactccgtcctcgccaccgtTCGCGATATTGAAGACCTCGTGACGGAGGGCAAACGCGCCGGCGTGTGTCCATATTACGCGACGCGCCGGGCGACCAAggccgcgcagctcgtcacTCTTCCCTACAATCTACTATTGCAGAAGAATGCCCGCGAGGCACTAGGCATCGACCTAACCGACCAGATTGtcatcatcgacgaggcgcatAACCTCATCGACACAGTTCTGGGGATATACTCGGCCTCCCTCCCTGCCAGCCACATCAACAGCGCCGCATCCCAACTCACACAATACCTCCATCGCTTCCGGACGCGTCTGAAACCACGGCACAGTCTCATGATCCAGCAAACCCTGACGGTCCTCCgcggccttgtcggcgtATGCTCAGCCTTTGAGAAGGGCAAAGAATCGAGCGAAATGATGGACGTGAACGCGCTCATGGGACGTATCGGGCGTTCCGCAGACGCTGTAAACCTTCTCGAACTCGTGGGATACCTCAAAGAATCAaagctcgcgcgcaaggtATCGGGCTTCGCGGAGTCTCTGgatgagaaggagggcaagcgatccacggcggcgcggcatGCGTCAATCGCTGCCTTCCGGGGAGTCGAGGCCCTCCTTCTAAGTCTTACGGATGCGCGTGACGACGGTCgcgtcatcctctccaAAGAAGAGGGGTTGATGCTGAAATatgtcctcctcaacccgGCCGAGCGGTTTGCAGAGGTCGTCTCGTCTGCCCGCTCCGTAGTTCTCGCTGGCGGGACAATGGAACCGCTCGCCGACTTCTTCGCACAGCTTTTCCCCTCAGTCCCGCGCGATCGGTTTGCGACCCTCTCTTGCGCCCACGTCATTCCAAAGACTAACCTCCTCACGCAAGTTGTGACACGCGGCCCACGTAAACTAGACCTGGAATTTACGTTTACTAAACGGCGCGATCCCGCTCTG CTTGCCGAACTAGGCGCAGTGGTACAGAGCACGATCGGGCTCGTTCCAGACGGGGTGGTCGTCTTTCTTCCGTCGTATGCGTTCTTGGACGCCCTCAAAGCCGCCTGGACAGAGTTATTCCCCAAACTCGACCAACGCAAACAG ATCTTCTATGAGCCCAAAACTTCGTCTGAAGTCGAGACAGTGTTGAGGGAATACGCTCAGGCTATTGAGGCGCCTAAAGTCAACGACGCAGGCCGACCACGTTCCGGAGCACTCCTCTTCGCAGTCGTGGGCGGCAAGTTGTCCGAGGGCATCAACTTCTCGGACCGTCTGGGCCGATGCGTTATCATGGTCGGATTGCCGTTTGCGAATGCGGGCAGTGTCGAACTTCAAGAACGCATGCGATATGTCGAGCGCCTTCCGGGTGCGGGGAaggacgccgcgcgcgagatgtACGAG aacCTGTGCATGCGCGCTGTCAACCAGAGTATCGGGCGGGCTATTCGACACGCCAACGACTATGCTGTCATCTTACTCGTGGATAGCCGGTATGCCCGTCCACGG CTGTAG
- a CDS encoding uncharacterized protein (Major Facilitator Superfamily): MEAIRMSSPQSPAFELTDPISRVTSRVSRVSLDTNPKAANEVDPEALKLNLEAAKDKGLSPSTTTAVIDNAERDDPFEVRWDGPDDPHCPLNMSTARKWAIVMVIAVSCLCVTCCSSMAAMTYKGMITSFGINTTLCISSISFFVMGLGCGPLLLGPVSEFMGRKPVLHGGFALFFLFNFPVAFAPHIGVHLAFRFVTGFVGSAFLSVSGGAITDVFHNTHVATPMMIFSSAPFLGPVLGPLLSGFINQRQPDWRWTYYVVIMWAFVCMVALLILLPETYDPQLLKRKAKHLRKTDNRWRAPIEKFDRSFTAALKHSLRTPFRLLATEPMVLFLDLWSALILGILYLSFSGVPYIFRTQHGFSLEQTGMSFLGIGAGQVAAALSQPLFNRAYAKVSAAHGGHAPPEARLVMGMAGGVICPVGLLLLGLTAFKDVHWIVPIILSSLFGLGLVYAYTATFTYLVDAYRPVAASALASNSFLRSTFAAGFPLFGLPLYQRLGAVGATCLLAGLLFLFTPVPFVLYRIGARVRAKSSFTAHS; this comes from the coding sequence ATGGAGGCTATCCGCATGTCTTCTCCCCAGTCCCCAGCCTTCGAGCTGACGGACCCGATCTCGCGTGTGACATCGCGTGTATCGCGGGTCTCCCTTGATACGAATCCCAAAGCTGCCAACGAGGTAGATCCCGAGGCTCTCAAGTTGAATCTCGAGGCtgccaaggacaagggtTTGTCACCAAGTACGACTACGGCGGTGATCGATAATGCGGAGAGGGACGACCCGTTCGAGGTGCGCTGGGACGGGCCGGACGACCCCCACTGCCCGCTCAACatgtcgacggcgcggaAGTGGGCGATCGTTATGGTCATCGCCGTCTCCTGCCTCTGCGTGACCTGCTGCTCCTCCATGGCCGCCATGACGTACAAGGGCATGATCACCTCGTTCGGCATCAACACAACACTGtgcatctcctccatctcgttCTTCGTCATGGGTCTCGGTTGTGggccgctcctcctcggccccgTGTCCGAGTTCATGGGCCGCAAGCCGGTATTGCACGGCGGATTCGCCCTCTTCTTCCTTTTCAACTTTCCCGTCGCATTCGCGCCGCACATCGGCGTCCACCTCGCGTTCCGCTTCGTCACGGGCTTCGTGGGCAGCGCGTTCCTCAGCGTCTCGGGTGGCGCGATCACGGACGTGTTCCACAACACTCACGTCGCGACGCCTATGATGATCTTTAGCTCAGCACCCTTCCTGGGTCCAGTCCTTGGACCGCTCCTATCAGGCTTCATCAACCAACGTCAGCCTGACTGGCGATGGACGTACTACGTCGTCATCATGTGGGCCTTCGTGTGCATGGTGGCGCTCCTCATTCTCCTCCCCGAAACGTACGACCCGCAGCTCCTGAAACGCAAAGCGAAACATCTCCGCAAGACTGACAACAGATGGCGTGCTCCGATTGAGAAGTTTGACCGCTCCTTCACCGCTGCGCTCAAGCACTCGCTTAGAACGCCCTTCCGCCTCCTAGCAACAGAACCCATggtcctcttcctcgacctgtGGTCCGCTCTCATCCTCGGTATTCTCTACCTTTCCTTCTCGGGTGTGCCCTACATCTTCCGGACACAACACGGCTTCTCCCTCGAACAGACGGGCATGTCGTTCCTAGGCATTGGGGCAGGACAGGTCGCCGCAGCCCTCTCCCAACCACTCTTCAACCGCGCCTATGCCAAAGTATCCGCCGCGCATGGCGGACACGCTCCCCCCGAAGCACGACTGGTGATGGGCATGGCTGGAGGTGTCATCTGCCccgtcggcctcctcctcctcggtctcaCCGCCTTCAAGGACGTGCATTGGATCGTGCCGATTATCCTCAGCAGCCTCTTCgggttggggttggtgtACGCTTACACCGCGACGTTTACGTACCTGGTGGATGCGTATAGGCCAGTCGCAGCAAGCGCATTGGCCAGTAACAGCTTCCTGCGGAGTACGTTCGCCGCGGGATTCCCTCTCTTCGGGCTGCCGCTGTACCAACGCTTGGGTGCTGTGGGCGCGACTTGCCTCCTCGCAGGCTTACTGTTCCTGTTCACACCGGTTCCTTTCGTGCTGTACAGAATTGGCGCTCGAGTACGTGCCAAGTCGAGCTTTACAGCGCACAGTTAG
- the MRM2 gene encoding uncharacterized protein (FtsJ-like methyltransferase) has protein sequence MNATSALLKSSSSSTRWLSRQTRDPFVRSRGGSYRARSAFKLKDLATKHPILGRRVVDLGAAPGGWSQVAAERQQQYRGKGIVVAVDLLPMEVMRGVEVVTGDFFEPAVQSRVLELLRAAPTKTPTAARTAWGMRVSKEGEDETGLEGEGTVAGEEGETVEAGKEVNFGLADCVLSDMMAPMSGIRDRDVAASLDLVSAATWFAHQVLRPKDEEHSGGSLVLKFFMHPDLVDFRKKQLEPYFSKVVTDKPASSRKESAEAYWVCLGYKGGWEPEA, from the exons ATGAACGCCACTTCGGCCCTGCTCaagtcgtcctcctcctctaccCGCTGGCTCTCCCGCCAAACACGCGACCCGTTCGTCCGTTCCCGCGGTGGGTCATACCGCGCTCGCTCGGCGTTCAAGCTCAAAGATCTCGCGACAAAGCACCCGATCCTTGgccggcgcgtcgtcgacctgggCGCAGCTCCTGGGGGATGGAGCCAAGTCGCAGCTGAGCGGCAACAACAATATCGGGGGAAGGGGATTGTGGTGGCTGTTGACCTGCTGCCGATGGAGGTGATGCggggagtggaggttgtgACGGGAGATTTCTTCGAGCCAGCGGTTCAAAGTCGGGTGCTGGAACTTTTGCGGGCGGCACCAACCAAGACACCGACCGCGGCTCGAACCGCATGGGGGATGCGGGTCagcaaggagggcgaggacgagacgggTTTAGAGGGTGAGGGAACGGTCGcaggagaggaaggagagaCAGTTGAAGCGGGGAAGGAGGTCAATTTCGGCCTAGCCGACTGCGTCCTTAGCGATATGATGGCGCCTATGAGCGGGATTCGCGATCGTGACGTTGCCGCCTCACTCGACCTCGTTTCCGCCGCCACATGGTTCGCACACCAGGTCCTTCgccccaaggacgaggagcacTCTGGTGGATCCCTCGT CCTCAAGTTCTTCATGCATCCCGACCTTGTGGATTTTCGGAAGAAACAGCTCGAACCCTACTTCTCCAAGGTCGTCACGGATAagccagccagcagccgcAAGGAGAGCGCTGAGGCGTACTGGGTGTGTCTTGGATACAAGGGGGGATGGGAGCCAGAGGCATGA
- a CDS encoding uncharacterized protein (Protein of unknown function (DUF788)), whose product MANASTKRIAAANEKLLKALPKNFYMINILAILVRIMKWKVYHRQLLPGGFVGFLHGLGFIASIFIWRWFVEIGTPTRNAKGDLRVPEDLGSSGVIEMAWDVIYITWICTLGGALLGNWVWWLSALIPCFAGWKLFGVARPFLGMFLPGLFGPKAPKEEAPAAAASGAQPGESRKQAKLRARADKGDRRVQSVRR is encoded by the exons ATG gcgAACGCATCGACAAAACGTATCGCCGCGGCCAACGAGAAGCTTCTCAAGGCTCTGCCCAAGAACTTCTACATGATCAAT atcctcgccatcctcgtccgcaTCATGAAGTGGAAGGTGTACCACCGCCAGCTGCTGCCTGGCGGTTTCGTGGGCTTCCTCCACGGACTGGGGTTCATCGCATCGATCTTCATCTGGCGCTGGTTCGTCGAGATCGGCACACCAACGCGCAATGCTAAGGGTGACCTCCGCGTACCCGAGGACTTGGGATCCAGCGGCGTGATCGAGATGGCCTGGGATGT CATCTATATCACGTGGATCTGCAcactcggcggcgcgctcctcggAAACTGGGTGTGGTGGTTGTCCGCCCTGATTCCCTGCTTTGCAGGGTGGAAGCTCTTCGGTGTCGCCAGGCCCTTCCTCGGTATGTTCCTGCCCGGCCTCTTCGGGCCCAAGGcgcccaaggaggaggcgcctGCCGCTGCTGCCAGCGGCGCGCAGCCAGGCGAGTCGCGCAAGCAGGCCAagctgcgcgcgcgggcAGACAAGGGTGACCGGCGGGTGCAGTCGGTACGGCGCTAA